The sequence below is a genomic window from Paenibacillus sp. DCT19.
GCATAATGGTTATTTAATATATCCATATAACAGACCCGAGCCTTTTGCTACAATCCTATATAAGCTAGCTGATAATCCTTCGCTGGCTCGTTCCTTAGGGGAAAACGGAAGAGAGCACGCCGTTCAAAAGTTTAGCTGGGAGCGCACGGCATTACATCTAGAAGCTGCCTATACCCGGATGATTCGCGAATAGTTCTGTTTATGGCATCAAAAATCGAGGCAGACTTTCACATTGAACGAAGCTTGAGAGATCAAGCCTTTTCACGTGATTGCCAGCCTGTTATAAAGGTATCCATGTGTGGAACGGGTACCTGCACAATCTCGATTAGCTCAACGATTATCATATCCTTCATCGCAAATCTTACCTTAGCGCAAGTCTGTTGACTGAAGATATCATAGAAGTCTGAACCGCTCCAACAGCCGTGAGGAATTAGATGCGGATCGTTAACAATATATCCTACGGTTCCAATTGGTGGCATGACAACCTTGATTGCGTGTTGATCCCTACGATTATCAGGATCTTTGACCAGAAACAACATGTCTCCTACATGTAAAGCTCCAACACCGTGATAGTGTTCCATCCCATACATGGCTGTAAATAACTCTTTACTCATGAATTATACTCCTTTATGTTTTTTCATCATTTCACTTGGGAACTTACGCTTCCCTATCATAAAGCTCCAACCATTGATTTAATTGATTACGAATTTCCTTTCGGAATTCACGGGGTTCTAACACCTCGGCTTGAGGCCCGAATTGATACAGCCACTTCAGAAATTCACGACTGCTGTTCAACGTCACTTCGAATAACAACCCACCGTCAGGCATATCTGTCATACGTGGACGAACAAACATCTCCTCTTCCTTTATGTAAGGGGCTACTTTATCCGAAAATCTAACTTTAAAATGGATATGTTCGTCCCCACGGTCGATAGACCATGTATTCTTCATGTACTGCGTTATGTTGAAATCACTTTTGTCAAAATGATTGTTGATTCGAACTACGTCAAGAAATCGACTGATTCGAAATAAACGCACCTTTTGCAGCAAATGACAATAACCAATTAGATAAAAGCGTTGATCACGCGGTATAAGATAATAGGGGTCAATGTCCCGAATTGTGATTTCATTATTCGTCAGTGTATGGTACTGCGTTCGAATCGTTTGTTGATGAAGAATAGCTTCAATAATCGGAATTAACAAATTGGGATCTTTACCTTCTTCCCGATAGGCAGGAGTGCCCATACGAATAATACCTGCAATATTTTCCACAATTTCACTGCTTTTGGCATTTGCTCTGGAATGAGCGGACATCACTTTATCAAACGCAGAATCGAATTCAATAGGCAGCTTAGAGGTATCCACGACAGATGGAAGCATGGAGAAAACCATCGCTTCCTTTTCCGTAAAATCAAGAGGATACATGGAAAATCCCCCAATAAAACGGTAACCTTTGCCATAACCTTCATTTGTTATAGGGGCAACCCTGTCCAAAATCCGTAGGTCACGATATATCGTGCGTACCGTTGTATTACATTTTACAGCCAATTCTTTGGCTGTAATACCGGGATTTGCTTGTATAGCCTGAAGTATACGTAGCAGACGAATTAATTTCTCTGTCATGTAGTTTCTCCCCTTCGATACTTTATCGGCAAGGAAAACTAGTTCCTTTAGTACACTGGTAAATCTTTAGACCCAATTTTATTTCGCAATTTCACCACCAACATCTAGTTCTCTTGCACTTATAACGCTATTCCAATATACATTCTCTTACTTGCTTGCGTAAATTAATAATTCAAAGCCCTATTACCCATGTCTGATTACCTATATTAATTTTCACAAAAAAAGCCTTATCTCTGATTCAAGAGACAAGGCTTTAGCTTATAAGGTATGTAGCACTACCAATTGCGTTAGTACATGGATCATGTGCTCAGCAAGTTCAGGGATATCCCCCATCTGTTCCTCGTTCACGTTACGGTCAAAATGAACTTCGGCGGAGACATGATATACCCTCGGCACCTCTTCATATACGTACTGAAGCTTCAGGACAATGCTCTGCTGCGGCCAGCTCTGTTGCAACAACGTATGTATTCTCTCACAATCTGAGTCGGGCTGTACAACCTTCATACCAAACCGAAGTTGCAAACGACAACCGGGCACCCCATCAGGCTTCTCTAATATTTCAGCAGCAATGGCTTCAAGAGAACTGCTTAACACTACTTCCCCAGTCACTTCAGGGTGTGACCGCAAACTGAATTGCAACGTAAACTCTCTGGACATGCTCGCCATCTCTAGGCGATCTTGGCGATCCGTAATAAGAATGAGCTCATCCAGATTATCGAGGTCATAGAGCGTATTCTCGAAGCCTACTTTCAGATTATCAAATACGATTGGATCAAACATGATACATACCTACTTTCTTTTCCTTCAACTTAACTAGACTCAGCCATTCCCATATTATAAACGTATGAGCACCCTAATACGTTACTGCCTCATCGTTTCATCTGGCAGTGGTTACATCTTATCATCTGATGAGGGTTGTTCATACGTCCATTTTGCTCTCCTATCCATACAATTAAGAATAGCCCAGTCCAATGGACTGGGCTTGATAAGGTGGGAATCCCTCAGGATCTTACACCTTGCTTATTCTTCAGTAGACTTCTCTTCCTCAGACGCTGGTTCTGCTTCATCTGCAGAAGCCGTAGGCTCTTCCTCAACCGCTTGTGGCGGCATCACGGAAGCGATAATAGAATCAGGTGACGTAATTAGCGTCAAGCCCTTATCTAGTTTGATATCGGCAGCTGTTAGACGATCACCGATCTCCAGTCCACTTACATCTACCTCGATAGAAGTAGGCAAGTCAGCTGGCAAGCCTTCAACCTCCAACTGAGTTTCCTGTGTCTGGAATACGCCGCCTGCCTTTGAGCCAGCCGCTGTACCTTGGAAATCAAGAGATACACTTACGCTGATTGGTTTATTCTTAGAAATCTGCAGAAAGTCTACATGCAACAAGCGTCCGTTACGTTCCTGTTGATCCTTGATCAACACTGGAACTGTTTTGCCACCCTCGACATTGAGGTTGAACATTTCGGAGCGTCCTGTACGCGCTACCTTCAGCATTTCTTTTTCATCTACATGTATTGAGGTGCCATCTTGTCCTGGTCCATACACGACAGCCGGAACTCGACCGCCCTGTCTCAGCAGGCGCAAGGCTGCACCTTTCTTTTCAGTTCTTGGGGTTGCCGTAAGTTGAGCCATTTTTCCGTTGGATTTCATGATTGAACATCCTCCTTCAAGGGATCCCTACTTCATATTGGTTTGAGGAAGCCAGATGCTTCGCAATTAAACCAAATGGGTCTTTATATTCTGTGGCCTAATTAGGAGCCATATCTATATTTACCCCATTGAAAGAGGTTCTCAAACATGACTTGTACATTTTTTTTATTTTTTGGCTATCATGTCCTCCCATCCCTACAACCAATTATGCTTATTTCATCATTGGATTGTGTCTGCTATTTTAATTAATGTTTCGTAGTCATATAAGGGTTCAAGATTGTTATTTTTTCCTGCAACCAGTGAGTAGGTTAACCCCTCATTCCTCCAATAGATCGCACTTACATGCTCATTTCCTTGATCCCATGTTTGCGAGCCGTTGGCTAGTTTTAACCCTATCTTTCCATTAGGAGACGTATTAACCTTTGAGTTGGTAATCATCATAATCAGGTTTAATCCCTGGTCTGTATTGGCATACGTAATTTCTACAGCATCATATGGCTCATTGGCCGCTAGAACTCTTGTTGATTTTTCAGTCACTTGAAATGGAATTGAAGGTTGTTTGATCTCAAATGGAATCTTCGCCTCTGCCTCTTCAAATGGAATTTCGACTGGAGGATTCAGATCCGAATCATAGGTCAGTTGAGGACTTTCTGTGTTATGTAAACAAGAAGACAGCAGGATAGGAATCATACAGAGTAGCAGCAGCTTACTTATAGCCTTCATTACATCACCTCAATTATAAAGTCGTTACTTTCATTACGTTCCCAAGCACTAAAAAGTTCCATAATTTTACCAATTAAGGTTAAAACGAGTACTATACATCCAGAATTATTGTGGTCATCTTTATTCTCTTCAAGCGATTAACCATGTATCTATATTGCATTAAAAAGCAGCCGGAATTCCTTCCGACTGCCTGCACGTTATGTGGTTTTATGTTTTGTTTACACCTTGTCGATTACAACCTGATTAAATTATGCACTATCCTGTTTTTCTTCAGCCGTTGCCCGAATAACCTGCATCTGATCTGACCCACTGCGCACGATAATTTGCACATCTCCATCTTCAGGCACGATATCCACATAGCGGTCTCCGCACGTATCTTTGGCCTCCCACTCGTTCAATCGTATGATCAAGCCAAGATGATGCAGACCTGCGGCAACACGGAATCTAGCTTCTGCCGCATTTCCTACACGTTCTAGAGGAACAGCTCCATCTTTCATACCTGTGCCCCAGACCCATACATCCCATCCTTCATAGCGCTGATCCTCTCGTTCATATCGAAGGGTAACAACGCGTGAAATTTGCTTATGCACCTTTGTCGTCACCGAGGCACGAATGCCATCAGCCTCTGCAACGATGTCGCTTGATCCAGGCGTTAGCGCACGTACAATGCCAGCAGTACTAACTGCCGCTACTTGTGGATTCGATGAACTCCAACGAAGTTTGCTTCCTTGAAGCGGTTGCCCAAATTGATCCAGCACCAATGCTCGAAAACGGCTAATGCGCGTGGTGTACATAATCGGCTCACCCACGATCTCAATTCGCTCAGCATAACGTTGCTCCACCTGCAATGTACAGGTCGAGGTAAGTTCGCCAGAATGAACAGTGATGGATACTTCTCCTGTCTGCACGGCCTGGATTGCACCATCAGGCTGGATACGCATCACATCAGGATTAGAAGAAGTCCACCGTACCGCTGTGTTCTCCACAACATTGCCTAGAAGATCCCTCACGATGGCTCTTAGCTCTGCTGTCTCCCCAGGACTGTACACCTGGCGTGGACTATTAATCTCAATCACGGCTGGTTCTGCAACACATGCACGCTCTGTATCATATAGCACCATCAGCGACCACCGCTCAACAGAGACGGTTGTATTAACGGTTGTGATTGGCTCCGTACCCGCATGTTGATCATCCACCACAACATGCCAGTTTCCTTCCGGCAGATGAACCTGCTGCTGATTAGCGGAGCCGTTATATATAACGATGATCTGATTCCACGTATCTTGATTCGCTCCATCGTGGAGCATAAAAACAACGACGTGGCCTTCAGCACGCATTATGCGCAGATGATTTCGTACCTGCTGGGCTTCGATCATGCGAAAAGCCGGATGTGTACGACGTAGATGAATTAATCCACGATAATAATCAAACACAGGACGGAACCTTACTTTATTAGCCCAAGTAATCGTATTAACCGCATCTCCGCTACGATAGCTGTTCTGATCCCCTGCTTTGGAACGGAGCATTTCATCCCCAGCATGCAGAAAAGGAATGCCCTGAGAGGTCAATAGAATACCTGACGCTAACAAGGAGCGACGAACCATCTCATGATCCAGGACATGATTCTCATCAATATATCGGTAGGGGGCAGCTGCTTTTACCGCAGATTCGGCACTGCCACCTTCTACAGGCTGACCATCTTTCCACGTCGGAAAACCAAGTTCATGACGGAGGTTCATCGTGGTTGCGATTTTGTCCCATAAATTGAGGTTATCATGAGCCGTTACATAGTTGACCGTTTCTATAGGAGATGATGTAAAATCATCCAATGCTCCCGCTACTCCTGTGATCAGATCATACTCTTTTCCAGCAGCCCCGGTGGCAAATCCGGTACCCGCTGCGTCACTATCCCCTTTAATGGCACTGCGAAAATGATCATTGAACACGGCAAACCCCTGACCCCGCTGCGTTCCTTTAAGTGTTTTTCGCTCTAACGGTGAGTCTCCTCCCGTCCAAGGTTCACCGTAAATTAACATCGACGGGTCGATATGCTCTCGTAGCTCACGTGTTAATTCATTCATCGTTTCTGTATCAATCAGTCCCATGAGATCAAAACGAAAACCATCGATATGATACTCTTCTGCCCAGTATAAAAGAGAATCTACGATATATTTTCGCACCATAGGACGCTCGGTAGCCAGCTCATTCCCCACGCCTGATCCGTTGCTAAGCGTACCATCCCCATGATGACGATAGAAATATCCAGGTACGATGCGTTCGAACGGGCCTTCCTCTACGCTATACGTATGATTGTATACGACATCAAGGACCACACGTATCCCTTGCCGATGTAGCGACTGTACCAAGGACTTGAACTCCCTAATCCGAACTGCTGGATCATGCGGATCAGTCGCATAAGAACCTTCAGGTACATTATAATGCTGTGGGTCATATCCCCAATTATACGGAACCCTAGCCCCCGGAGTAACTTCGGAAGTAAGCAATTCATTGACCGTCTGATAATCGGCTATAGGCAGCAGGTGTACATGTGTAACGCCTAATTCAGCAAGGTGATCCACGCCGATGGAATTGCCCGCATTGTCCGTCAGTCCCGAAGCCGTAAATGCAAGATACTTCCCCTTATACGGAATGTTGGCATGTGGATCTGATGAAAAGTCTCGTACATGTAATTCATAGATCACGGCATCTACCGGGTGCAGAAAAGTAGGCTTCACATCCTGCTCCCAATCCATTGGGTGTGTATCCTCTAGATCAATAATTGCTGTCCGCTGTCCGTTAGCAGACACAGCCCGAGCATAAGGATCAGCCACCACTTCTATGCGTTCATCGGCGTGAGTGACCTGATACATGTAATAATAGCCCGCCCAATTCCCTTCAAGACTCAAGCTCCATATTCCATCTGCCTCTCGAGCCATTAAATACTCTTGACCATCTGTATGTTCAGTTACTTTTCCCTTTGCATCATAGATCCCAGCATCTTCAAAAAGGAGTAGTGAAACCTGTTGTACCGTTGGTGCCCACAGTTTTAAAAAACTAGCAGCACGAGTATATGTTAAGCCAAGATCGTTGCCATCATAACGAAAAGATGTCCATTCCGGCATCGTTCCCACCGCCTTTATAAGCTTGAATTTCATATTGTCCCGATGTTACGAAGTGGGACGCCATTTGTCAACCCAGGGTTGTCTGATACTCAACATATCGGTTTATGTTCACTTTTGATGAAGTGCAAATCTGGACAAAAGTTCCATCGTCCGCAGCAATCGCTTTCAAAATACAGCATATGTAAACAAGCGCCATAGATTGACAGCATTTGTACCTGTCCAGACGAAAAAGGCATGAAATGTTCAATACAATTCAGCACTCTAATATCACAACCGAAAAAGCCCCTCTTTGAAGAAAGAGAGGCAGATCAATTCTATACCAATTTTGTTAGCGGTTAAGATTATGAGCAATACATGACCGTCATTGAAATTGCCGGAACGCTGAGTTCTCCGCCCATCATTGTACGAATCGTATCCGTACCTGCTCGTCCTTGCTCCACGACCACATGCCACTCTGCTGAGGGAATGGACAATGTTCGCGTTTGTTTGGCAGCGTTATAGGCAACGATGACTCTCTTCCACGAATCGCCTGATGCTGTTCCGAGTAGCTCATATGCCAGGACACCGTTTCCTTGTTCAAGCAATCGTATATTCTGCTCAATCTCCTCGCGGGTACGAAGCCGAAAAACGGGATGTTCGCGCCGCAGACGAATCAAACCTTGATAGTATTCAAATACTGGCTTGAACTGCTTTTTGTACTCCCAACGGATAGCATTAACTACATCCCCGCTCTCGTGGCTATTAGCGTCACCAAACTTGGTACGCAGCAATTCATCACCAGCGGCCAGAAAGGGTACACCTTGAGAGGTCAATACAATGCCATTGGCAAGCAGACATCGCCGTACCGTTTCATTCTCTAGAACATGTCCAGCCTCGATCTGCTTATACGGGCTTGCTTGTTGTACCGCTTGCTGTACATTGTCGCATCCTTTGACATTACCGTCCTCATCATAGCTGATAAAACCGAGTGCATCCTCCAGTTCTTGCGTATAGGCAACCTTGTCCCACAAATTAAGATTGTCATGCGCGGTAACATAATTAATCGTTTCTGTAGGAGTTGCGGTAAAATCGGTAATAGCCCCCCTCACTCCTACCCACACGTTCTCCTCCGCTCCTTCTGCACCGGTTGCAAACCCTGTTCCGGCACCATCACTATCCCCCTTGATAGCTCCGCGAAAATTATCATTAAAGACAGCAAATCCAGAATCACGTTGGTCGCCCTTAAGCGTCATATCGTCTCCGAGAGGCGATTCAAGTGCACCCCAAGGTTCTCCATATAACAGGATGGATGGTGAAACCTTCTCATGTAGGTCTGCTGCCAGACTTTTCATCGTTGCTGTATCAATGAGCCCCATCAGGTCAAACCGAAACCCGTCCACATGGTATTCCTCTGCCCAGTATCGCACAGAATCCATAATGAATTTACGCACCATATGACGCTCTGTCGCTACTTCATTGCCTGTTCCCGATCCATTACTGTATGTACCATCCTGCAATTGACGGTAGTAGTATCCTGGATAGAGCTTCTCAAACGAACTTCTCGCAGTGTCGAAGGTATGGTTGTAGACCACATCCATAATGACGCCGATCCCCTTTTGATGCAGAGCCATCACCATCGATTTGAATTCTCGAATTCGAGTCTCTGGTTCATCCGCGCGTGTTGCATAAGAGCCTTCTGGCACATTGTAGTGGAGAGGATCATATCCCCAATTATAATTAGATCGATCGGAATTGGATGTATCCACCTGAGCTTCATCTACTGTGGCAAAATCAAATACGGGGAGCAGATGCACATGCGTAATGCCAAGCTCAGCCAAGTGATCAATACCGATGGAATTACCTTCCTGATCAAGTAAACCCGTCTCGGTAAAAGCAAGATATTTACCTCTATATTTCATTCCAGATGAAGGGTGGATTGAGAAATCTCGTACATGTAGCTCATACAGCACCGCATCCACCGGGCTCGCAAGTTCTGGCCGAACATCTTCTTTCCATCCCTTGGGGTCTGTATGCTCCAGTCTGACGATCACCCCCATTTCTCCATTCATGGTGACAGCCCTGGCATAAGGATCTACGGCAATCTCGCGTCGTCCGTCACCAAAGGTAACCTGAATCATATAACGGTAACCATACCAATCTCCACTGATCTCGGCGTGCCAGATGCCTTGAGCTTGTTTATGCATGGGAATTTCATTGGGTTTGGATTGTCCCGAGCGCTCGGAGTATTCCTCAGGACTCCCATCTGTAGATGGGGGATATAACAGCAGATGAACCTCAGCAGCCTTCGGTGTCCATACTTTGAAGCTACATGACCCTGGTTGCACCGTAACGCCTAGATCGTCTCCCTCATATGTATCATTTACATTCTCATCAAACCGTTGATCCTCGTGTTCTTGTTGCTCAATCATGACTGTGTACTCCCTCTGTTGACATCAAGTTGATTAGGCTATAAGTGCTCCTCTACTCTTATACCCCTTCCACAGTCCATTCATAATAGAAAACATAAAAAAGGTTACGAACCCGAAGATTCGCAACCCTTACTTTAAAATGTAGATGGTAAGCGTAAGAGTGATACGCCACCATTTTATTAACTACTTACCGTTCAATTCTTTATACGATGCCTCAAACTCGGAGATCAGTTGGTCACCACCGGACTTTTTCCAGTTTGCCACTTCCTGCTCCCAACCCGCATCATCTAGTTTGCCCATGATGTACTTGGTCTGAGCATCCCAGATCATCTGATCTAACTCTTGACCTCTCTCCGTATAGATCGCTGATGAGAGAGTCAGTGCAGGGTTCGGAATCGCATATTGCTCATTCTCACGTGCCATCTTCGTACCTTTCATACCAATTGGTACGTCTACCAGTTCTGCTACATTGTAGCCTTCAACACTTAGCAGATTATCACGGTAAGGCTTCACTTCCCGTTGATATGCATCAAAATCCTTCAGCTCCGTTTTACCATCAGCAGTCTCGGTATAGTGTACATCCTTCAAACCGCGCAATTGTAACGTACTAAGCTCTTCATCCATGAGCTGATCAAGGAAAGTGAGCACCTTCTTCAATTGCTCTTCATCAGGTACGGCCGCTTTCGGAATAACGAGCATACCATAGTTGCCTGGCTCCCCAGCGATGCGAATACCATCTAATCCTTGGAATGGAGCTACATCGATCTCTCCATCCGGTGCATTAGGTGTAAGACGTTGCTGGGATGACTTGCCGTTCTGGGCTACCCCGTTCAGCTTCATACCGATGAGCCCAGAATCCATCTTTTTGTCCGCATCGGATGGATCAAGCGCTGGGAAATCACTGTTAATGAGTCCCTCGCTAAACAGCTTCTTGAACAGCTTCATCGTGTCCACATATTCCGGAGTCAGGAATTCTGGTGTCAATTTGCCCGAGTCATCCACGCCCCATTTATTTACGCCTCCAATGCTCACTGCAATACGTGTAAGTGGGGAAGATACGCCTTCATTGTACCGTTTGAACAGTAACGCACCATAGGTGTCCTCTTTGCCATTTCCATCAGGATCATCCTTGCGCATGGAATGCATCACGTTGTACCAGTCATCCAATGTTTTGGGTACTTCCAAGTTCAACTTGTCGAACCAGTCCTTACGATACACAATCGCGGTACGGCCGATGTCGCGGAAATTGGGGATACCGTAGATTTTGCCTTCTATTTTGATATTCTCAAAATACGCCTCGGATTGGGCAGACAGGTTTTTGTAATCCTTCAGGTAAGGACCAAGTTCCCAGAACAACCCTGTTTTGGCTGCATTAAACGTTGTCGGTACATAGTTCACCCGCATAATGGTAGGCATCTCGCCTGAAGCAACCATGACATTCACTTTATCATCAAAAGCAGACTGCGGAATCCATTGCACATTCACATCGGTACCCGTATATTCCTCAATCTTTTGCTCAATCCCGTTCTCCTTCGCAGGTACATCGCCTACCTGCATCAAAGAGATGGAAATGGGAAACTTGCCATCCCCTGTCGCAGCAGGTGATTTCTCTCCCCCACATCCTGCGAGCAGTCCTGCGGACATTGCACCGATGACAACCAATCCGCTTAAACGAGACATCCGTACTTTTGGGCTCATGAACCATCTCTCCTTTTGGATAACCTAATTATGACATGCCTCCATTAACTAGAAGATGCTCACGGGTGATAGGAGCCATATGATGGATTGAAGCAAAACCAATAAAATGAATGCGCTATCATAAATGTTCTGAAGAAAAGAACGGGAGTGTCTGAAAACTCCGAAGGACGCAGATTTTGCCGAATTTTCGTTCCAGGCCAGGAAGTTTTCCGCAGGCGTGCCGGGGCACGTCAAGGGAAAGTGACGCAGCAGGGGGCGAAAAGGCGGTAAAAGATGCACTTCAGCGAGTTTCCAGAAACGACCTAGCGTGTAGCTAGTTCCATCTCCACTCCTGCAAGAATAAACGGAGCGACCGATTTCGGATCATTAATGCGAATGGATTCTGTTACATAGTACTCATATGAACCGTCACGATAAGGACTTCCGCCAAGACCAGCTCCACCATTACATTGCGTTAAGGAGAGCACGCCTTCTCGATCTGTCTGCAGCAAATGCTGTAACAGACCCTGATATCCCTTTTCCGCAATCGCCTTGAATTTACCACTCAGATAACCTTTGCGTACACCTTTAGCTAAGGCATACACAAACATTGAACTCCCCGATGCTTCCAAGTAATTACGCTCACGGCCTGGTTGATCCAGAAGATGCGGCCATAATCCGGTCTGTTGATCCTGAACATGTACAAGCGCATTAGCCAGTCGTTCAAAGATACCTACAATCTGTCCACGCTGTTCATGATCAACTGGCAGGTAATCCAATGTGTCTACCACAGCCATGACATACCAACCGACAGCTCTGCTCCAGACATGGGGAGAACAACCTGTCTCCCCGGAGCTCCAGCGTTGCTCCTTACTCTCATCCCAAGCGTGGTATAACAGACCACTCCGCGGATCACGCGTACGCTGCTCTACCAACAGCAGCTGTAGTGCTGCCTTGTCGAACCACTTGTCTTGACCTGTGACGGCACCATATTGCGTCAGGTAAGGGGTCGCCATGTACAACCCGTCTAGCCACATTTGAAAAGGGTATATCTTTTTGTGCCAGAACCCACCTTCGCTTGTACGCGGCTGGCCTTTCAGCTGTACCATGAGCAGATCTGCCGCTTGACGATACTTCTCCTTTCCTGTTTTGTCCAAGAGTAGAAATAACGATTTTCCTTGATTAATCTGATCCAGATTATATTCCTCAACATTGTAGTTTCGAATCGTACCATCTTCCTGCACGAAATGATCCATCAGTTCCTGAATATAGTCGAAATACTTTTGTTCTCCCGTATGGGTATACAGCTCTTCTAAGGCTTTCAATATACAACCATTCTCATAGTGCCAGGTGGAGTACAAGTCATGGCTACGATAACTTTCCATGAACTGTTCAGCCATACGTACTGGCGTAAATTGTAACGTTTCCTTCATGGCGTTCCTCCGTTTCCAGCTCATTATTGAGCTTGCTTTTTGTAATCCTCCGCGTATTCTTCACGGATTTTGTTTCCGCCTGCATTCGCCCAATTCTCAATTTCCTTCTGCCAGCCTGCTTCATCGATTTTGCCCATAATGTATTTGGTCTGCGCATCTGCGATCATCTGGTCGAGATCCGCGCCACGGTCACCATACGTAGGGGAATACAACGTAAGTGCAGGGTTAGGAACTGCGTGCTCCGCAAGCTCTTTCGCCAGTTCAGTTCCTTTTTCACCCAGCTCGGTATCTTTCAGTTTCGGTACATTGTAACCCTCAACATATGGGAAATTATCACGATACGGCTTCACTTCACGTTGGAAAGCGTCGAAGTCGCTCATCTCAACCTGATCTTCGCCAAGCTTGGTGTAATGTTTATCTTCGATACCAC
It includes:
- a CDS encoding HIRAN domain-containing protein; translation: MSKELFTAMYGMEHYHGVGALHVGDMLFLVKDPDNRRDQHAIKVVMPPIGTVGYIVNDPHLIPHGCWSGSDFYDIFSQQTCAKVRFAMKDMIIVELIEIVQVPVPHMDTFITGWQSREKA
- a CDS encoding YafY family protein, whose amino-acid sequence is MTEKLIRLLRILQAIQANPGITAKELAVKCNTTVRTIYRDLRILDRVAPITNEGYGKGYRFIGGFSMYPLDFTEKEAMVFSMLPSVVDTSKLPIEFDSAFDKVMSAHSRANAKSSEIVENIAGIIRMGTPAYREEGKDPNLLIPIIEAILHQQTIRTQYHTLTNNEITIRDIDPYYLIPRDQRFYLIGYCHLLQKVRLFRISRFLDVVRINNHFDKSDFNITQYMKNTWSIDRGDEHIHFKVRFSDKVAPYIKEEEMFVRPRMTDMPDGGLLFEVTLNSSREFLKWLYQFGPQAEVLEPREFRKEIRNQLNQWLELYDREA
- a CDS encoding 50S ribosomal protein L25, translating into MKSNGKMAQLTATPRTEKKGAALRLLRQGGRVPAVVYGPGQDGTSIHVDEKEMLKVARTGRSEMFNLNVEGGKTVPVLIKDQQERNGRLLHVDFLQISKNKPISVSVSLDFQGTAAGSKAGGVFQTQETQLEVEGLPADLPTSIEVDVSGLEIGDRLTAADIKLDKGLTLITSPDSIIASVMPPQAVEEEPTASADEAEPASEEEKSTEE
- the pulA gene encoding type I pullulanase is translated as MPEWTSFRYDGNDLGLTYTRAASFLKLWAPTVQQVSLLLFEDAGIYDAKGKVTEHTDGQEYLMAREADGIWSLSLEGNWAGYYYMYQVTHADERIEVVADPYARAVSANGQRTAIIDLEDTHPMDWEQDVKPTFLHPVDAVIYELHVRDFSSDPHANIPYKGKYLAFTASGLTDNAGNSIGVDHLAELGVTHVHLLPIADYQTVNELLTSEVTPGARVPYNWGYDPQHYNVPEGSYATDPHDPAVRIREFKSLVQSLHRQGIRVVLDVVYNHTYSVEEGPFERIVPGYFYRHHGDGTLSNGSGVGNELATERPMVRKYIVDSLLYWAEEYHIDGFRFDLMGLIDTETMNELTRELREHIDPSMLIYGEPWTGGDSPLERKTLKGTQRGQGFAVFNDHFRSAIKGDSDAAGTGFATGAAGKEYDLITGVAGALDDFTSSPIETVNYVTAHDNLNLWDKIATTMNLRHELGFPTWKDGQPVEGGSAESAVKAAAPYRYIDENHVLDHEMVRRSLLASGILLTSQGIPFLHAGDEMLRSKAGDQNSYRSGDAVNTITWANKVRFRPVFDYYRGLIHLRRTHPAFRMIEAQQVRNHLRIMRAEGHVVVFMLHDGANQDTWNQIIVIYNGSANQQQVHLPEGNWHVVVDDQHAGTEPITTVNTTVSVERWSLMVLYDTERACVAEPAVIEINSPRQVYSPGETAELRAIVRDLLGNVVENTAVRWTSSNPDVMRIQPDGAIQAVQTGEVSITVHSGELTSTCTLQVEQRYAERIEIVGEPIMYTTRISRFRALVLDQFGQPLQGSKLRWSSSNPQVAAVSTAGIVRALTPGSSDIVAEADGIRASVTTKVHKQISRVVTLRYEREDQRYEGWDVWVWGTGMKDGAVPLERVGNAAEARFRVAAGLHHLGLIIRLNEWEAKDTCGDRYVDIVPEDGDVQIIVRSGSDQMQVIRATAEEKQDSA
- the pulA gene encoding type I pullulanase; the encoded protein is MIEQQEHEDQRFDENVNDTYEGDDLGVTVQPGSCSFKVWTPKAAEVHLLLYPPSTDGSPEEYSERSGQSKPNEIPMHKQAQGIWHAEISGDWYGYRYMIQVTFGDGRREIAVDPYARAVTMNGEMGVIVRLEHTDPKGWKEDVRPELASPVDAVLYELHVRDFSIHPSSGMKYRGKYLAFTETGLLDQEGNSIGIDHLAELGITHVHLLPVFDFATVDEAQVDTSNSDRSNYNWGYDPLHYNVPEGSYATRADEPETRIREFKSMVMALHQKGIGVIMDVVYNHTFDTARSSFEKLYPGYYYRQLQDGTYSNGSGTGNEVATERHMVRKFIMDSVRYWAEEYHVDGFRFDLMGLIDTATMKSLAADLHEKVSPSILLYGEPWGALESPLGDDMTLKGDQRDSGFAVFNDNFRGAIKGDSDGAGTGFATGAEGAEENVWVGVRGAITDFTATPTETINYVTAHDNLNLWDKVAYTQELEDALGFISYDEDGNVKGCDNVQQAVQQASPYKQIEAGHVLENETVRRCLLANGIVLTSQGVPFLAAGDELLRTKFGDANSHESGDVVNAIRWEYKKQFKPVFEYYQGLIRLRREHPVFRLRTREEIEQNIRLLEQGNGVLAYELLGTASGDSWKRVIVAYNAAKQTRTLSIPSAEWHVVVEQGRAGTDTIRTMMGGELSVPAISMTVMYCS